A portion of the Trachemys scripta elegans isolate TJP31775 chromosome 11, CAS_Tse_1.0, whole genome shotgun sequence genome contains these proteins:
- the LOC117885113 gene encoding zinc finger protein 154-like, giving the protein MYYPPLCHLGKGFGRGEGGNQILFCLSCTYFGLFPPFPIPLTEVSSLPSTGSDLCLDSLSILPGDGMLSENEEKSPHLEDDEQVEPHGTLAGRSKGKVSWSCAEAKACESQQRPEKSYSGSSDVIRHEKMNMGPRPYKCLECGKSFRLSTHLIAHQIIHTGERPYTCSECGKSFSRRSDLIKHQRVHTGERPYKCSECGKSFSQSSTLSKHQRIHMRERSFTCP; this is encoded by the coding sequence AAGGGCTTtggcaggggagagggtggaaatCAAATCCTGTTTTGTCTCTCCTGCACTTATTTTGGTTTGTTCCCACCTTTTCCCATTCCTCTCACTGAGgtttcctctctccccagcacagGGAGTGACCtatgtctggattctctctctatCCTTCCAGGAGATGGGATGCTGAGTGAGAACGAGGAGAAGAGTCCCCACCTGGAAGATGATGAGCAAGTAGAACCACATGGGACATTAGCAGGAAGAtccaaagggaaagtttcttggAGTTGTGCAGAGGCAAAAGCCTGTGAGAGTCAGCAAAGGCCAGAGAAAAGCTACAGTGGCAGCTCAGATGTTATTAGACATGAAAAAATGAACATGGGACCGAGACCTTACAAATGCCtagagtgcgggaaaagcttcagatTGAGCACACACCTTATCGCACATCAGataatccacacaggagagcgaccctacacgtgctctgagtgcgggaaaagcttcagtcggcGCTCAGACCTGATCAAACATCAGCGAGTCCACACAGGAGAGCGACCCTATaaatgctctgagtgtgggaaaagcttcagccaGAGCTCAACCCTCAgcaaacatcagagaatccacatgcGAGAGAGATCCTTCACATGCccctga